One Massilia sp. 9096 genomic window carries:
- a CDS encoding glycosyltransferase family 2 protein, whose product MITTYNRPEALEAVVRACFMQNDKNFEIIIADDGSTANTQACVERLGATAPMPLRHVWQPDQGFRAAMARNRGTLAARGEYIVFLDGDCIPQRDFIARHRALAQPGCLVSGSRILMSEGLTRRVLEENIDIAGAAPAAKLRWRLAGDLNKTLQPLGLRWPDLGRTRRTFSWRRIKSCNLGVWRSDLERVNGFDESFVGWGYEDSDLVLRLFHAGVARKDGAFATEVFHLWHREAQRDQETSNRAVVLERAESKITQAAVGLREHAA is encoded by the coding sequence GTGATCACCACCTACAACCGGCCGGAGGCGCTGGAAGCGGTGGTGCGGGCATGCTTCATGCAGAACGACAAGAATTTTGAAATCATTATCGCTGATGATGGCTCGACTGCCAACACGCAAGCCTGCGTGGAACGGCTGGGCGCCACAGCACCGATGCCGCTACGCCACGTCTGGCAACCCGACCAGGGTTTCCGGGCTGCGATGGCGCGCAATCGCGGCACATTGGCGGCGCGCGGCGAGTACATCGTGTTCCTGGACGGCGATTGCATCCCCCAGCGCGACTTCATCGCCCGTCACCGCGCCTTAGCGCAGCCCGGGTGCCTGGTCTCGGGCAGCCGCATCCTGATGAGCGAAGGCCTGACGCGGCGTGTGTTGGAAGAAAACATCGATATCGCCGGCGCCGCGCCGGCGGCAAAGCTGCGCTGGCGCCTGGCTGGCGACTTGAACAAGACCCTGCAGCCGCTCGGCCTGCGCTGGCCCGACCTGGGCCGCACCAGGCGCACCTTCAGCTGGCGGCGCATCAAGAGCTGCAACCTGGGCGTGTGGCGCAGCGACCTGGAGCGCGTGAACGGTTTCGACGAGAGCTTCGTCGGCTGGGGCTACGAAGATTCGGACCTGGTGCTGCGCCTGTTCCACGCCGGCGTGGCGCGCAAGGACGGCGCATTCGCCACCGAAGTCTTTCATCTGTGGCATCGCGAAGCCCAGCGCGACCAGGAGACCAGTAACCGCGCGGTGGTGCTGGAGCGGGCCGAGAGCAAGATCACGCAGGCCGCGGTCGGCCTGCGCGAGCACGCCGCTTAA